A region of the Brachybacterium sacelli genome:
CGCGGCCGGACGCTGACTCCCAGTCCTGTGAAGTCCATCGCCCTCGAGGCAGGGGTCCCGGTGCTGACCCCCGCGTCGCTGCGCGATCCGTCCGTCCAGCAGCAGCTGCGCGAGCTCGCCCCGGACGCCGCCGCCGTGGTCGCCTACGGTGCCATGGTCCCGCCCGCGGCCCTGGACATCCCCGCCCACGGCTGGGTGAACCTGCACTTCTCCCTGCTGCCGGCGTGGCGGGGCGCCGCCCCCGCCCAGCGCGCCGTCCTGGCCGGGCAGCGCGAGACCGGGATGAGCGTCTTCCGCCTCGAGCAGGGGCTGGACACCGGCGACCTCCTCGCCACCGCGTCGACGACCATCGGCGAGTTCGAGACCTCGGGTGAGCTGCTCGCCCGCATGGCCGTGGACGGCGCACCCGTGCTGCTCGGGGCGCTGGACGCGCTCGAGGATGGCTCGGCCACGCCGACCGGGCAGGACCACGCCGCGGCCACCCATGCCGCGAAGCTGAGCACGGCCGAAGCCGCCATCGACTGGACGCTTCCGGCGCCTCAGGTCAGCGCCCACATCCGCGGGATGAGCCCGGCCCCGGGCGCCTGGACCCTGCTCGACGGCGCCCGCACCAAGATCCTCGGCCTCGAGGCCGCCCCGGAGCACGATCCGCTGCCCCCGGGGCAGCTCGAGGCCACCCGACGTCAGGTGCTCGTGGGCACCGGGACGGACGTGCTGGCCCTGGCGAGCCTCGCCCCGGCCGGGAAGCGCCCCATGCGGGCCGCGGACTGGGCGCGCGGCGCGGGACTGGCGACCGACGCCGCCTTCACGCAGGACGGAGCGCAGGCATGAACAACCAGCGACGAGACCGCGACGGCCGCGACGCCAAGGGGCGCGAGCGCTCGGGTTCCCGCGGCCGGGGCGGTCCCCGCCGGGGCTATTCCGCCTCCCGTCCCTCCGAGCGGGAGCGTCGTGCCACGCCCTCGCGGCAGGTCGCCCTCGAGGGTCTGCGCCTGGTGCGCGAGGAGGACTCCTACGCGAACCTGGTCCTGCCCCGTCTGCTGCGCTCCTGGCGGGTCTCCGGTCGCGACGCCGCCTTCACCACCGAGCTGTTCTACGGCTCGCTGAGGGCACAGGGGAGGCTCGACGCGATCCTCGGCGCCTGCGTGAACCGTCCGCTGGCCGACGTCGAACCCGCCCTGGTCGACGTGCTGCGCCTCGGCGCCTACCAGCTGCTGGACATGACCGTCGCCCCCCACGCGGCGACCTCCGAGACGGTCGCCCTGGCCCGCGCCGAGGTCGGCGCGGGCGCCGCCAGCTTCGTGAACGCCGTGCTGCGACGGGTGGGGGAGCGGACCCTCCCGGAGTGGCTCGCGGAGGTCGCCCCGGACCGGGAGCAGGACCTCGCCGGGCATCTGGCCGTCGTCCACTCCCATCCCCGCTGGGTGGTCCGCGCCCTGATGGACGCCCTGGCCGGGCACGGCCGCTCCCGCGAGGAGATCGACGAACTGCTGGCCGCGCAGAACGCCGCGCCATCGGTCTCCCTGGTCATGCGGCCCGGCCTCACGGACCTCGACGAGCTCATCGACCACGGCGCCGGCCAGGGGCGCCTGAGCGTCTTCGCCGCCGCCTGGCCCTCGGGCGACCCCGGCGGTATGGACCTGGTCCAGCAGGGCCGGGTCGCCGTGCAGGACGAGGGCAGCCAGCTCGCCGCCCTGGCGCTCGCGCTCGGGGCCGACGACCTGGTCCGCGCCGAGGACGCGCACTGGCTGGACCTCTGCGCCGGCCCCGGCGGGAAGACCGCCCTGCTGGGCGGGTTGACCGTCGGCCACGATGCCGATCTGCTCGCCGTCGAGCTCCAGGAGCACCGTACGGAGCTGGTCGAGCGCACCGTGGCCGCCCTCCAGGAGGCGGGCTGCGAGATCACCACCCGCACCGCCGACGGCACCACGATCGGCGGCGAGCTGCCCGGCCGCTTCTCCCGTGTCCTCGTCGACGTGCCCTGCTCCGGACTGGGTGCCCTGCGCCGTCGACCCGAGGCCCGATGGCGCCGCACCCCCGCTGACATCGGCCACCTCAGCACCCTGCAGCGGGATCTGCTGCGCTCGGCGCTCGACGCCGCCGCCGACGGGGGAGTCGTCGCCTACGTGACATGCTCCCCGCACATCGCGGAGACCCGCCTGGTGGTCGCGGACATCCTGAAGGAGCGCGGGGACGTGGAGCAGCTCGACGCCCGCGAGGCCGTGCGGGCCGGAGTCCTCCCCGCCCAGCGCGCCGGGGTCGACCTCGGCGAGGGCCCCTCCGTCCAGCTGTGGCCCCACGTCCACGGCACCGACGCCATGTACATCTCGCTCCTGCGCAGGCAGGGCGCCCCGACCGTGGAAGGTACCGCATGAACGCCGCCTACTCGACCGATGGCCAGTACATCCACCCCAGCATCCTCAACGCCGACTTCATGGAGATCGGCGGCGAGCTGGACAAGATCGCGAGCGCGGACAGCGTCCACGTCGACATCATGGACAACCATTTCGTGCCGAACCTGACCTTCGGACCGGGCATGGTCGAGCAGATCGTCGAGCGCAGCGCGATCCCCGTCGATGCGCACCTGATGATCGAGGACGCCGATCGCGAGGCACCGGCCTTCGCCGAAGCGGGCGCTGCCTCGGTGACCTTCCACCTCGAGGCCGCGAGCGCCCCGATCAAGCTCGCCCGCGACCTGCGCCGCAAGAACACCGAGGTCGGACTCGCCTTGCGTCCCGCGACCGCGGTGGAGCCGCTGCTGGACGTCATCGGGGAGTTCGACCTGCTGCTGCTGATGACGGTGGAGCCGGGATTCGGCGGACAGAGCTTCCTGGAGTCCATGCTCCCCAAGATCCGCCGTGCTCGCCGCGCCATCAGCGAGGCCAACCTCGAGGTGTCGATCCAGGTCGACGGCGGGGTGAGCCGGGAGACCATCGAGCGCTGCGCCGAGGCCGGGGCCAACGTCTTCGTGGCCGGCTCGGCGATCTACCGCGCCCAGGACGCGGCCGAGGAGATCTCCGCCCTGCGTGAACTGGCCCGCGGCCACGGGACCCACTGACCTACCCCGTTCCGGCGGCGGGGAGAGGACCGACATGGAGCTTCTGCAGTGGCTCTTCGAGGCGAGGATCGACTTCGCGGGCGGTCAGTTCGTCCTCCTGCGGGAGGTGCTGGGCAACGTCTTCGGTCTGCTGAGCGCCCTGGGCGGCATGCGCCGCAAGGTCTGGGCCTGGCCCCTCGGCATCGCCGGCAATCTCCTGCTGCTCACCGTCTTCCTGGGCACCGTCTTCGGCAACCCGAACTCCGTGGACCTGCTCGGTCAGGCCGGGCGTCAGGTCATGTTCATCCTCACCAGCATCTACGGCTGGGTCCGCTGGCGGCAGGCCCAGCACACCGGCGGCACCGCCGTCGAGCCCCGCTGGGCCTCCTGGGGGACCCGCGTGCTGCTCGTCGTCGCCCTCGTCGGCGGCACCGCGGCGCTGACCCCGCTGTTCCGGGCGTTGGGCTCCTACGAGCCGGTGTGGGCGGACGCCTGGATCTTCATGGGCAGCCTGCTGGCGACCTTCGGCATGGCCAAGGGCTGGGTCGAGTTCTGGCTGATCTGGGTCGCCGTCGACCTCGTCGGTGTGCCGCTGCTGGTCGGCGCCGGGTACTACGCCAGCGCCTTCATGTATGTGTTCTACGGCGCCTTCACCCTCACGGGCTTCTTCGTGTGGTGGCGGGTGCGCAGCCGTCAGGAGCGCGGGGGAGAGAGCGACGGTGCCGTCTCGGTGGAGACCGCGCACCTGGATCCCACGGTGCGCCGGGAGTGATCCCGCTCCCGGTGGACGGGCGGGCGCGCGGACCGCGCGGCAGGGCGCGTACCCTGGTGGTGTGAAGGATTTCGAGGCACTGTTCGCCGAGCTCACCGAGAAGGCCCGCACCCGACCCGAGGGATCGGGCACCGTGCGCGAGCTCGACGCCGGGGTGCACCAGATCGGCAAGAAGATCGTGGAGGAAGCGGCGGAGGTCTGGATGGCCTGCGAGCACGAGTCGCAGGAGGACGCCGCCATGGAGATCAGCCAGCTCCTCTACCACCTGCAGGTGATGATGGTCGCCAAGGACATCTCCCTCGAGGACGTCTACCGGCAGCTCTGAGCCGCCGCCACCTGCTGACCCCAGTTCCACCGACCCACCGGTCGACGACTCCGTCGGCCCTCATCCCGTGCGCCGCCGCGGCGGCCGAGGAGGATCCGTGCTGCGCATCGCCGTCCCCAACAAGGGCGCCCTGTCCGAGCCCGCCGCCGAGCTGCTGCAGGAGGCCGGATACCGGCGCCGCGGCATGGCCAAGGAGCTCGTCGTCGTGGACGAGGAGAACGACGTCGAGTTCTTCTACCTGCGACCCCGCGACATCGCCGTGTACGTCGGTTCGGG
Encoded here:
- the rpe gene encoding ribulose-phosphate 3-epimerase codes for the protein MNAAYSTDGQYIHPSILNADFMEIGGELDKIASADSVHVDIMDNHFVPNLTFGPGMVEQIVERSAIPVDAHLMIEDADREAPAFAEAGAASVTFHLEAASAPIKLARDLRRKNTEVGLALRPATAVEPLLDVIGEFDLLLLMTVEPGFGGQSFLESMLPKIRRARRAISEANLEVSIQVDGGVSRETIERCAEAGANVFVAGSAIYRAQDAAEEISALRELARGHGTH
- a CDS encoding phosphoribosyl-ATP diphosphatase — encoded protein: MKDFEALFAELTEKARTRPEGSGTVRELDAGVHQIGKKIVEEAAEVWMACEHESQEDAAMEISQLLYHLQVMMVAKDISLEDVYRQL
- a CDS encoding RsmB/NOP family class I SAM-dependent RNA methyltransferase — translated: MNNQRRDRDGRDAKGRERSGSRGRGGPRRGYSASRPSERERRATPSRQVALEGLRLVREEDSYANLVLPRLLRSWRVSGRDAAFTTELFYGSLRAQGRLDAILGACVNRPLADVEPALVDVLRLGAYQLLDMTVAPHAATSETVALARAEVGAGAASFVNAVLRRVGERTLPEWLAEVAPDREQDLAGHLAVVHSHPRWVVRALMDALAGHGRSREEIDELLAAQNAAPSVSLVMRPGLTDLDELIDHGAGQGRLSVFAAAWPSGDPGGMDLVQQGRVAVQDEGSQLAALALALGADDLVRAEDAHWLDLCAGPGGKTALLGGLTVGHDADLLAVELQEHRTELVERTVAALQEAGCEITTRTADGTTIGGELPGRFSRVLVDVPCSGLGALRRRPEARWRRTPADIGHLSTLQRDLLRSALDAAADGGVVAYVTCSPHIAETRLVVADILKERGDVEQLDAREAVRAGVLPAQRAGVDLGEGPSVQLWPHVHGTDAMYISLLRRQGAPTVEGTA
- the fmt gene encoding methionyl-tRNA formyltransferase — translated: MRLLFAGTPEVALPSLRTLLDSHHEVVGVLTRADAPSGRGRTLTPSPVKSIALEAGVPVLTPASLRDPSVQQQLRELAPDAAAVVAYGAMVPPAALDIPAHGWVNLHFSLLPAWRGAAPAQRAVLAGQRETGMSVFRLEQGLDTGDLLATASTTIGEFETSGELLARMAVDGAPVLLGALDALEDGSATPTGQDHAAATHAAKLSTAEAAIDWTLPAPQVSAHIRGMSPAPGAWTLLDGARTKILGLEAAPEHDPLPPGQLEATRRQVLVGTGTDVLALASLAPAGKRPMRAADWARGAGLATDAAFTQDGAQA
- the pnuC gene encoding nicotinamide riboside transporter PnuC; translation: MELLQWLFEARIDFAGGQFVLLREVLGNVFGLLSALGGMRRKVWAWPLGIAGNLLLLTVFLGTVFGNPNSVDLLGQAGRQVMFILTSIYGWVRWRQAQHTGGTAVEPRWASWGTRVLLVVALVGGTAALTPLFRALGSYEPVWADAWIFMGSLLATFGMAKGWVEFWLIWVAVDLVGVPLLVGAGYYASAFMYVFYGAFTLTGFFVWWRVRSRQERGGESDGAVSVETAHLDPTVRRE